In Pedobacter sp. WC2423, the following are encoded in one genomic region:
- the rplR gene encoding 50S ribosomal protein L18, protein MAGKKLSRRDRIKKGIRKRLTGSESRPRLSVYRSNKGIYAQIINDVTGSTIVSASSLSKDFSSNGNKSEQSVAVGKLVAEKAIAAGIKEVVFDRNGYLYHGRVKSLAEGAREAGLVF, encoded by the coding sequence ATGGCAGGGAAAAAATTATCTCGTAGAGATCGTATAAAAAAAGGAATCAGAAAAAGACTTACCGGTTCTGAAAGCCGTCCACGTTTATCAGTTTATAGAAGCAATAAAGGAATTTATGCTCAAATCATTAACGACGTAACTGGAAGCACAATCGTATCAGCATCATCATTATCTAAAGATTTTTCTAGTAATGGTAACAAATCAGAGCAATCTGTAGCTGTAGGTAAATTAGTAGCTGAAAAAGCAATCGCAGCTGGCATTAAAGAAGTTGTTTTCGATAGAAATGGCTATTTATACCATGGTCGCGTAAAATCGTTGGCAGAAGGTGCCCGTGAAGCTGGTTTAGTATTTTAA
- the rpsE gene encoding 30S ribosomal protein S5 encodes MSTINIKRVKTSEVELKDRLVSIQRVAKVTKGGRTFSFSAIVVVGDENGIVGYGLGKAKEVTEAIAKGIDDAKKNLVKVPLLNGTVPHEQIGKFSGGFVLIKPAAVGTGVIAGGAMRAVLESAGVHNVLAKSKGSSNPHNVVKATVDALTKMRDAYTIAQQRGVDLNKVFNG; translated from the coding sequence ATGTCAACTATCAATATAAAAAGAGTTAAGACTAGCGAGGTCGAATTAAAAGACCGTTTAGTTAGTATACAACGTGTTGCCAAAGTAACCAAAGGTGGACGTACTTTCAGTTTCTCAGCTATCGTAGTTGTTGGAGATGAAAACGGAATCGTAGGTTATGGTTTAGGTAAAGCAAAAGAGGTAACTGAAGCAATTGCTAAAGGTATCGATGATGCTAAAAAGAACTTAGTAAAAGTTCCTTTGTTAAACGGTACTGTTCCTCACGAACAAATCGGTAAATTCTCAGGTGGTTTTGTATTAATCAAGCCAGCTGCAGTAGGTACAGGTGTTATCGCGGGTGGTGCAATGCGTGCTGTTTTAGAGAGTGCTGGTGTACACAACGTATTAGCAAAATCAAAAGGTTCATCAAATCCTCACAACGTGGTAAAAGCAACAGTAGATGCTTTAACAAAAATGCGTGATGCTTATACCATCGCTCAGCAACGTGGTGTTGATTTAAACAAAGTTTTTAACGGATAA
- the rpmD gene encoding 50S ribosomal protein L30 has product MAKIRITQVKSIIDRSERQKRTMQALGLKKMNQSVEVEANAAIIGMVRKVNHLVAIESI; this is encoded by the coding sequence ATGGCTAAGATCAGAATAACCCAGGTAAAAAGTATCATTGACAGAAGCGAGCGTCAAAAAAGAACTATGCAGGCATTAGGTTTAAAAAAAATGAACCAGTCTGTTGAAGTTGAGGCTAACGCTGCTATCATTGGGATGGTAAGAAAAGTGAATCACTTAGTAGCTATCGAAAGTATATAA
- the rplO gene encoding 50S ribosomal protein L15: MNLSNLKPASGSTKNSKRIGRGTGSGRGGTSTRGHKGAGSRSGHKTKIGFEGGQMPLQRRVPKVGFKPINRVEYVGVNLDVLQGLAERFSLTTIDFATLQDHGLAHKNDLIKILGRGEVKSKIEVKAHAFSATAQKAIEAVGGSIEKL, from the coding sequence ATGAACTTAAGTAATTTAAAACCTGCATCAGGTTCTACTAAAAACAGTAAAAGAATAGGTCGTGGTACTGGTTCTGGTCGTGGTGGTACTTCCACTCGTGGTCATAAAGGTGCTGGATCACGTTCTGGTCACAAAACTAAAATCGGTTTTGAAGGTGGTCAAATGCCATTACAACGTCGTGTACCTAAGGTTGGTTTCAAACCAATTAACCGTGTTGAATATGTAGGCGTTAACTTAGACGTGTTACAAGGTTTAGCAGAAAGATTCAGCTTAACTACTATTGATTTCGCTACTTTGCAGGATCATGGTTTAGCGCACAAAAACGATCTTATCAAGATCTTAGGTCGTGGTGAAGTAAAATCTAAAATCGAAGTTAAAGCACATGCTTTTTCTGCAACTGCACAGAAAGCTATTGAAGCTGTTGGAGGCTCAATAGAAAAATTGTAA
- the secY gene encoding preprotein translocase subunit SecY: MKKLFTTLSNIWKIQELKERIVFTLVILLVYRFVSHVVLPGVDATALGDNQKSGILGLLDMFAGGSFSRVSVLALGVMPYISASIVVQLLGIAVPSFQKMQKEGESGRNKLNQITRYLTVAITAVQAVGYVKTQVPPEAILIDHTLFFVLATFVLSAGTLFVMWLGEKITDKGIGNGISLIIMVGIIARLPIALQQEISSRFVGDGGLIALVLEIVALFAVVMFTILIVQGVRKVPVQYAKRIVGNRQFGGVRQYIPLKVNAAGVMPIIFAQALMFIPTTVTQFFPKLQNTWLIQFSDPTSLAYSLTFAFLIIAFTFFYTAITVNPVQMSDDMKKNGGFIPGIKPGLATSSYIDDVISKITFPGSVFLAIIAILPSIAVKFGIKSEFAHFYGGTSLLILVGVVLDTLQQIESYLLMRHYDGLMKTGRVTGRTGVAAANTSSSNAVI; encoded by the coding sequence ATGAAGAAGCTCTTTACTACTTTAAGTAATATTTGGAAAATTCAAGAATTAAAAGAGCGTATCGTATTTACGCTCGTAATTCTTTTGGTCTACAGGTTCGTTTCTCACGTGGTTTTACCAGGTGTGGATGCAACGGCTTTAGGCGATAATCAGAAATCTGGTATCCTTGGTCTGCTTGATATGTTTGCCGGAGGTTCATTCTCCCGTGTATCTGTTCTTGCTCTTGGGGTAATGCCTTACATTTCTGCATCAATTGTAGTTCAGTTATTAGGTATCGCTGTTCCTTCTTTCCAGAAAATGCAAAAAGAAGGAGAGAGTGGCAGAAATAAACTAAATCAGATTACCCGTTACTTAACTGTAGCTATTACAGCTGTTCAGGCTGTTGGTTATGTAAAGACTCAGGTCCCGCCAGAAGCAATTCTGATTGACCACACTTTATTCTTTGTGCTTGCAACATTTGTTTTATCTGCCGGTACTTTGTTTGTGATGTGGTTAGGGGAAAAAATCACTGATAAAGGTATAGGAAATGGTATTTCACTAATCATCATGGTTGGTATTATTGCACGTCTTCCGATAGCTTTACAACAGGAGATCAGTTCCAGATTTGTTGGAGACGGTGGCTTAATCGCGCTTGTTCTGGAGATCGTGGCATTGTTTGCTGTGGTAATGTTTACTATTCTTATTGTTCAGGGGGTCCGTAAGGTTCCTGTTCAATATGCAAAACGTATTGTTGGTAACAGACAATTCGGTGGCGTAAGACAATATATTCCATTGAAAGTGAATGCTGCTGGTGTAATGCCGATCATCTTTGCTCAGGCACTGATGTTTATCCCAACCACAGTAACTCAGTTCTTTCCTAAATTGCAGAATACCTGGTTAATCCAGTTTAGTGATCCTACTTCACTGGCTTATAGCTTAACATTTGCATTTTTAATCATTGCTTTCACATTCTTCTATACTGCGATTACTGTTAATCCGGTACAGATGTCTGATGATATGAAGAAAAATGGCGGTTTCATTCCTGGTATCAAACCAGGCCTGGCAACATCATCTTATATTGATGATGTAATTTCTAAGATCACCTTTCCAGGTTCAGTATTCTTAGCTATTATCGCTATCCTTCCATCGATTGCTGTAAAATTCGGTATCAAATCCGAATTCGCGCATTTTTATGGTGGTACATCACTACTGATTTTAGTAGGTGTTGTGTTGGATACTTTGCAACAGATTGAAAGTTATTTATTAATGCGTCATTATGATGGATTAATGAAAACAGGAAGAGTAACAGGTCGTACAGGTGTAGCCGCTGCAAATACAAGCAGCAGCAACGCTGTAATTTAA
- the map gene encoding type I methionyl aminopeptidase, translating into MSKVYYKSPEEVELIRESSLLVSKTLAEVAKIIAPGVTTMQLNKLAETYIQDNGAIPAFLNYNGFPYSLCISPNEQVVHGFPGDYVIQEGDLISVDCGVIKNNFFGDSAYTFSIGEISPERQKLVDITQECLKRAIDKAVVGSRIGDVGFAVQSLAEENGFGVVRELVGHGVGVKLHEKPEVPNYGKRGTGMKLEEGMVIAIEPMINAGTANVKFWSDGWTVTSRDNSPSAHFEHTIAVKKGKADVLSTFSFIEEVLKEKR; encoded by the coding sequence ATGTCTAAGGTTTATTATAAGTCTCCCGAAGAAGTAGAGCTAATCAGGGAAAGCTCTTTATTGGTGTCTAAGACGCTTGCAGAAGTCGCAAAAATCATTGCACCAGGAGTTACAACGATGCAGTTAAATAAACTCGCGGAGACTTATATACAAGATAACGGAGCAATCCCTGCATTTCTAAACTATAACGGATTTCCATATTCACTTTGTATTTCTCCAAATGAACAGGTTGTTCATGGATTTCCAGGTGATTATGTGATACAGGAAGGTGATTTAATTTCTGTCGATTGTGGTGTTATTAAAAACAACTTCTTTGGTGACTCAGCTTATACTTTCTCTATCGGAGAGATTAGCCCTGAACGCCAGAAGCTGGTTGATATCACTCAGGAATGTTTAAAACGTGCCATTGATAAAGCTGTTGTCGGATCCCGTATCGGTGATGTAGGATTTGCAGTTCAGTCTTTAGCAGAGGAGAACGGTTTTGGTGTGGTGAGAGAGCTTGTTGGTCACGGTGTTGGCGTTAAATTACATGAGAAGCCCGAAGTACCAAACTATGGTAAACGGGGCACAGGGATGAAATTGGAGGAAGGAATGGTAATTGCCATAGAGCCAATGATTAATGCCGGTACTGCTAATGTAAAGTTTTGGTCTGATGGATGGACTGTTACAAGTCGTGATAATTCACCGTCGGCACATTTTGAGCACACAATTGCTGTTAAAAAGGGCAAAGCAGACGTTTTATCGACCTTTTCATTTATTGAAGAAGTTTTAAAAGAAAAAAGGTAA
- the infA gene encoding translation initiation factor IF-1, translating to MAKQASIEQDGVIREALSNAMFRVELENGHEIIAHISGKMRMHYIKILPGDKVKLEMSPYDLSKGRITYRYK from the coding sequence ATGGCTAAACAAGCCTCGATTGAACAAGACGGTGTAATAAGAGAAGCATTATCAAATGCCATGTTCCGCGTTGAGCTGGAGAATGGTCATGAGATTATCGCTCATATCTCAGGTAAAATGAGGATGCACTACATTAAGATATTACCTGGGGACAAAGTAAAATTAGAGATGTCGCCTTACGATTTATCAAAGGGCAGGATTACTTATAGATATAAATAA
- the rpmJ gene encoding 50S ribosomal protein L36: MKVRSSIKKRSADCKIIRRKGKLYVINKKNPKYKQRQG; this comes from the coding sequence ATGAAAGTTAGGTCATCAATTAAAAAACGCAGCGCTGATTGCAAGATTATTCGTCGTAAAGGTAAACTTTACGTAATCAACAAGAAAAATCCTAAGTACAAGCAGCGTCAAGGTTAA
- the rpsM gene encoding 30S ribosomal protein S13 → MARISGIDLPRNKRGEIGLTYIFGVGRSTAQRILTEAGIDFSKKVQDWSDEELSAIRTIINDGIKVEGALRSEVQLNIKRLMDIGCYRGLRHRKGLPVRGQRTKNNSRTRKGKRKTVANKKKATK, encoded by the coding sequence ATGGCAAGGATATCAGGTATAGATTTACCAAGAAACAAAAGAGGCGAAATTGGACTAACTTACATCTTCGGTGTAGGCAGATCAACTGCTCAGCGTATATTAACTGAGGCAGGTATCGATTTTAGCAAAAAAGTACAGGACTGGTCTGATGAAGAGTTATCAGCGATACGTACAATCATTAATGACGGAATTAAAGTAGAAGGTGCTTTACGTTCTGAAGTTCAGTTAAACATTAAACGTTTAATGGATATTGGTTGTTACCGCGGATTACGTCACAGAAAAGGTTTACCGGTACGTGGACAACGTACTAAGAACAATTCTCGTACTCGTAAAGGCAAGAGAAAAACAGTTGCTAACAAGAAAAAAGCTACTAAATAA
- the rpsK gene encoding 30S ribosomal protein S11: MAKSKKVTKKRIVVIEPVGQAHINATFNNIIVTLTNNNGQTISWSSAGKMGFKGSKKNTPYAAGQAASDCGKVAFDLGLRKVEVFVKGPGSGRESAIRTLQISGIEVTSIKDITPLPHNGCRPPKKRRV, encoded by the coding sequence ATGGCTAAGAGTAAAAAAGTAACCAAAAAGCGTATTGTTGTTATTGAACCAGTTGGTCAAGCACATATCAATGCGACTTTTAATAATATCATTGTTACCCTGACAAATAATAACGGTCAAACTATTTCATGGTCTTCAGCTGGTAAAATGGGCTTCAAGGGTTCTAAAAAGAACACTCCATACGCTGCCGGACAAGCTGCATCTGATTGTGGTAAAGTAGCTTTTGATTTAGGTCTGCGTAAAGTAGAAGTATTTGTTAAAGGTCCAGGTTCAGGTCGTGAGTCTGCAATTAGAACATTGCAAATCTCTGGTATCGAAGTTACCTCAATCAAAGATATTACACCGCTTCCACACAATGGATGTCGTCCTCCTAAGAAGAGAAGAGTTTAA
- the rpsD gene encoding 30S ribosomal protein S4, whose product MARYTGPKSKIARKFREPIFGPDKVLDRKNYPPGQHGASKRRGKQSEYSVQLMEKQKVKYTYGVLERQFRNLFTKASSRQGITGDNLLQLLEARLDNTVYRLGIATTRSAARQLVSHKHVTVNGEVVNIPSYQLKAGDVVAVREKSKTLESITNSVAGRVINKFNWLDWNASELSGKFLTYPNRDEIPENIKENLIIELYSK is encoded by the coding sequence ATGGCAAGATATACAGGACCAAAATCCAAAATCGCGCGTAAATTCAGAGAACCAATTTTTGGTCCTGATAAAGTATTAGATAGAAAAAACTATCCTCCTGGACAGCACGGTGCGTCTAAAAGAAGAGGTAAACAGTCTGAGTATTCAGTACAGTTAATGGAGAAACAAAAAGTTAAATACACTTATGGTGTGTTAGAACGTCAGTTCCGTAACTTGTTTACTAAAGCATCTTCCCGTCAGGGCATTACAGGTGATAACTTATTACAATTATTAGAAGCTCGTTTAGATAATACAGTTTATAGATTAGGTATTGCAACTACTCGTTCTGCTGCTCGTCAGTTAGTTAGCCATAAACACGTAACAGTGAACGGTGAAGTAGTAAATATTCCTTCTTATCAATTGAAAGCTGGTGACGTTGTTGCAGTTCGTGAGAAATCTAAAACTCTTGAAAGCATCACTAATTCAGTAGCAGGAAGAGTAATCAATAAGTTTAATTGGTTAGATTGGAATGCATCGGAATTAAGCGGTAAGTTCTTAACTTATCCAAATCGCGACGAGATTCCAGAAAATATCAAAGAAAACCTTATTATAGAGTTGTACTCTAAGTAA
- a CDS encoding DNA-directed RNA polymerase subunit alpha has translation MAILAFQKPDKVIMQKSTDFDGIFEFRPLEPGFGVTIGNALRRILLSSLEGYAITSIRFSGVSHEFSTMKGVVEDLTEIILNLKQVRFKKAGDSGESEKVFIVVNGQDQFLAGDITKFSNNFEVLNPEFVICNMEKSVTLEVELTINKGRGYVPAEENKINDAVVGVIAIDSIFTPMKNVKYTIENYRVEQKTDYEKLILDISTDGSIHPEEALKEAAKILIQHFMLFSDENLVLESQAKEETKEVDEEILHMRKILKTELVDLDLSVRALNCLKAADIRTLADLVSYDVADMLKFRNFGKKSLTEIQELVKSKSLSFGMNLGKYKLDEE, from the coding sequence ATGGCAATTTTAGCATTTCAGAAACCCGATAAGGTCATCATGCAGAAATCAACGGATTTCGATGGTATATTTGAATTTCGTCCTTTAGAACCCGGTTTCGGTGTAACAATTGGTAATGCCTTAAGAAGAATTTTACTTTCTTCTTTAGAAGGGTATGCCATTACAAGTATTCGTTTTTCTGGCGTATCACATGAATTTTCTACAATGAAAGGTGTTGTAGAAGATTTAACTGAAATTATCCTTAATTTGAAACAAGTTCGTTTTAAAAAAGCTGGTGATTCAGGTGAATCTGAAAAAGTCTTTATTGTAGTTAATGGCCAGGATCAATTTCTAGCAGGCGACATAACTAAGTTCTCTAACAACTTCGAGGTCCTTAATCCGGAATTCGTAATTTGTAACATGGAGAAATCAGTTACTTTAGAGGTAGAATTAACTATCAATAAAGGACGTGGTTATGTTCCGGCTGAAGAAAATAAAATTAATGATGCTGTAGTTGGTGTAATCGCGATTGATTCGATCTTTACTCCAATGAAAAATGTAAAATACACGATTGAAAACTATCGTGTTGAACAAAAGACAGATTATGAAAAATTAATTTTAGATATTTCTACTGATGGATCTATTCATCCTGAAGAAGCATTAAAAGAAGCAGCTAAAATTCTAATTCAGCATTTTATGTTGTTCTCTGATGAGAACTTAGTATTAGAATCTCAGGCTAAAGAAGAAACTAAAGAAGTTGACGAGGAAATTTTACATATGCGTAAAATCCTTAAAACTGAATTAGTTGATCTTGATTTATCAGTTCGTGCATTAAACTGCTTAAAAGCAGCAGACATCCGCACATTAGCTGATTTAGTTTCTTATGATGTAGCTGATATGTTAAAATTCAGAAACTTCGGTAAGAAATCATTAACTGAAATCCAGGAATTAGTAAAATCTAAAAGCTTATCATTCGGTATGAATTTAGGTAAATACAAACTGGACGAAGAATAA